One part of the Desulfonema ishimotonii genome encodes these proteins:
- a CDS encoding MipA/OmpV family protein codes for MKGSFRVMTLGAGLCLLFLMTGGPAAAQGIKKASVGVGVAAIPDYEGSEDYEAIPVPILGIEWHSGRFVRLAGPGLRWNVLASNIWRFGPSLGYTWERDDVDNKKVDRMRKVDSAVEGGAFIGYENEDFYITFDFLRDISDEHDGYTMTLNGEWKLPVNDQLRFFLGASAIYADDSYMETYFGVDADNASRSGLKEYDAEAGVKNVGIHLSAMYTPWENWGLNFGVGYKRLLGDAKDSPLVDDEGSANQFFGMFGVAYSF; via the coding sequence ATGAAAGGAAGTTTCAGGGTTATGACATTGGGTGCGGGGCTGTGTCTGCTTTTTCTGATGACTGGCGGCCCGGCGGCGGCCCAGGGCATCAAGAAGGCTTCGGTGGGCGTTGGCGTGGCCGCGATCCCGGACTATGAGGGATCGGAGGATTATGAAGCGATCCCGGTTCCCATCCTGGGGATCGAATGGCACAGCGGGCGGTTTGTCCGCCTGGCCGGACCGGGCCTTCGGTGGAATGTCCTGGCCAGCAATATCTGGCGGTTCGGCCCGTCCCTCGGATACACATGGGAACGGGATGATGTGGACAACAAAAAGGTGGACCGGATGCGGAAGGTGGATTCAGCGGTTGAGGGAGGGGCCTTCATCGGTTATGAGAATGAGGATTTCTATATCACCTTTGATTTTCTCAGGGATATCTCGGACGAACACGACGGCTATACCATGACCCTGAACGGCGAATGGAAGCTGCCGGTCAACGACCAGCTGCGCTTTTTTCTCGGCGCGTCGGCCATATATGCCGACGACAGTTACATGGAAACCTACTTCGGGGTTGACGCGGACAACGCCAGCCGCAGCGGCCTGAAAGAATACGACGCCGAGGCCGGGGTCAAGAATGTGGGCATCCATCTGAGTGCGATGTATACGCCCTGGGAAAACTGGGGGCTTAATTTCGGCGTCGGCTATAAACGGCTTCTGGGGGATGCCAAGGACAGCCCGCTGGTGGATGACGAGGGGAGCGCGAACCAGTTTTTCGGCATGTTCGGCGTTGCCTACTCATTCTGA
- a CDS encoding efflux RND transporter periplasmic adaptor subunit: MKNILKTIAISLVAIGVLTGCGEEIPHKEMLRPVRAIKLGNVEGLNQRFFPGRAEATQEVNLGFEVAGTLVERLVSKGDIVKKGQLLARLDPRDFNNALNAVKAEMNRARAHRDRIAKAAATGAVAKQELTDANAQVEVASANMKIRAKALEDSRLVAPFDGEISATYVENYQRVQAKQQVLRLLDASRIEFTVNIPESLISYAGYITEAFVKFDALPDIGIPATVKEVGTEASETTRTYPLTLIMEQPEGTRIMPGMAGKAYGKAELPDEAKVKGIQVPVTAVFEDGGKTWVWVVDEKSMTITRREVTTGAMTDFGMMVEGNLKNGEWVVTAGVHFLKEGQKVRILKEKAGEVTS, encoded by the coding sequence ATGAAAAACATATTGAAAACAATTGCCATCAGTCTGGTTGCCATCGGTGTGCTGACCGGATGCGGAGAGGAGATTCCCCATAAGGAGATGCTCCGCCCGGTGCGGGCCATAAAGCTTGGCAATGTGGAAGGCCTGAACCAGCGGTTTTTCCCGGGGCGGGCCGAGGCGACCCAGGAGGTCAATCTCGGCTTCGAGGTGGCCGGCACCCTGGTTGAGCGGCTTGTCAGCAAAGGGGATATCGTGAAAAAGGGACAGCTTCTGGCCCGGCTCGACCCCCGTGATTTTAACAATGCCCTCAATGCCGTAAAGGCTGAAATGAACCGGGCCAGAGCCCACCGGGACCGGATTGCCAAAGCGGCCGCCACCGGTGCGGTGGCAAAGCAGGAGCTGACCGATGCCAATGCCCAGGTGGAGGTGGCCTCGGCAAATATGAAGATCAGGGCCAAGGCGCTGGAAGATTCCCGGCTCGTGGCCCCCTTTGACGGGGAGATCTCCGCCACCTATGTGGAAAATTACCAGCGAGTTCAGGCCAAGCAGCAGGTGCTTCGCCTGCTGGACGCCTCCCGCATCGAGTTCACGGTCAACATCCCCGAAAGCCTGATTTCCTACGCGGGCTATATCACAGAGGCCTTTGTGAAATTTGACGCCCTGCCGGATATCGGAATTCCCGCAACTGTCAAAGAGGTGGGGACCGAGGCCTCCGAGACGACCCGGACCTATCCCCTCACCCTGATCATGGAGCAGCCGGAAGGCACCAGAATTATGCCGGGCATGGCCGGAAAGGCCTATGGAAAGGCCGAACTGCCGGATGAGGCAAAGGTAAAAGGGATTCAGGTGCCGGTGACCGCTGTGTTCGAGGACGGCGGAAAAACATGGGTCTGGGTGGTTGATGAGAAGAGCATGACCATTACCCGGCGGGAAGTCACCACCGGCGCCATGACCGATTTCGGTATGATGGTTGAGGGGAACCTCAAAAACGGTGAATGGGTGGTCACCGCAGGCGTTCACTTTCTGAAAGAGGGGCAGAAAGTCCGCATTCTGAAGGAAAAGGCCGGGGAGGTGACCTCATGA
- a CDS encoding efflux transporter outer membrane subunit, with protein sequence MMRKDLKISTHHSRKVGNRTGRLCLALFLMIGLLQGCTLVGPSYRTPETQMPDIWQQELARGLDKGEADLQTWWKAFNDPVLDSLIARAADGNLDLKGAFARIREARARVGVASGEQYPDLNGGGQTDRSRTSDGLRSPGQSSTGNFYSVGLDSSWEIDFWGRISRSVESAQAGLQASVEDYRDVLVLLYAEIARNYVEVRKLQARLKYAQANAKAQRQTLRVTKDRFRAEIAPALDVHQAELNLASTESLIPSLKIALVQSINRLGVLLGEYPSALHEELGKIVAIPKPPKQVLVGLPANLMRQRPDIRSAERQLASQTARIGVTTAELYPAFSLSGTFGLQSTSSSDLFESGGRYWSFGPQFRWNLFSGGRIRNQIRVEEALTEQALVAYEQAVLNAVEDVENSMVAYVQEEERRKSLARSVTAARKSVKLVSQLYKIGLTDFQNLLDMERSLFQQQDSLAESEGNVTQNLIALYKSLGGGWGEQGLADAEAAKTEPTLGEKAKTYWNKGLDTLKVE encoded by the coding sequence ATGATGAGAAAAGATCTGAAAATTTCAACACACCACTCCCGGAAGGTCGGAAACCGAACCGGACGCTTATGCCTGGCGCTGTTTCTGATGATAGGACTGCTGCAGGGCTGTACCCTTGTCGGTCCCAGTTACAGAACTCCGGAGACGCAGATGCCGGATATCTGGCAGCAGGAGCTGGCCAGGGGACTGGATAAGGGGGAGGCCGACCTTCAGACCTGGTGGAAGGCGTTCAACGACCCGGTGCTTGACAGCCTGATTGCGCGGGCGGCTGACGGCAACCTGGATCTGAAAGGGGCTTTTGCGCGGATCAGAGAGGCCCGCGCCCGCGTCGGGGTTGCCAGCGGCGAGCAGTACCCGGACCTCAACGGCGGCGGCCAGACCGACAGAAGCCGGACCAGCGACGGCCTGCGATCCCCCGGCCAGAGCAGCACGGGCAATTTTTACAGCGTCGGCCTTGATTCCAGCTGGGAGATCGACTTCTGGGGGCGGATTTCCCGGTCGGTCGAGTCGGCGCAGGCCGGGCTTCAGGCGTCGGTGGAGGATTACCGGGATGTCCTGGTGCTGCTCTACGCTGAAATTGCCCGGAATTATGTGGAGGTTCGCAAGCTGCAGGCCCGCCTGAAATATGCCCAGGCCAACGCCAAGGCACAGCGCCAGACCCTGCGGGTGACAAAGGATCGTTTCAGGGCTGAGATTGCCCCGGCCCTGGATGTGCATCAGGCCGAGCTGAACCTGGCCTCGACGGAATCGCTGATTCCGTCCCTGAAGATCGCTCTGGTGCAGAGCATCAACCGGCTCGGCGTACTGCTGGGCGAGTATCCCAGCGCCCTGCATGAGGAGCTGGGGAAAATCGTTGCCATTCCCAAGCCGCCGAAACAGGTGCTGGTGGGGCTTCCGGCCAACCTGATGCGACAGCGGCCCGATATCCGAAGTGCCGAACGTCAGCTGGCGTCCCAGACCGCCCGGATCGGTGTCACCACGGCAGAGCTGTATCCGGCCTTTTCGCTTTCCGGCACCTTCGGACTTCAGTCCACATCCAGCTCGGACCTCTTTGAATCCGGAGGCCGCTACTGGTCCTTCGGGCCGCAGTTCCGGTGGAATCTCTTCAGCGGAGGCCGAATCCGCAACCAGATCCGGGTCGAAGAGGCCCTGACCGAGCAGGCCCTCGTCGCCTATGAACAGGCGGTCCTGAATGCGGTGGAGGATGTGGAAAACTCAATGGTGGCCTATGTTCAGGAGGAGGAGCGCCGGAAATCCCTGGCCCGGTCGGTGACGGCCGCCCGGAAATCTGTGAAACTGGTCTCCCAGCTCTATAAAATCGGCCTCACCGATTTTCAGAATCTGCTGGATATGGAGCGCTCCCTGTTTCAGCAGCAGGATTCCCTGGCCGAGAGCGAGGGCAATGTGACCCAGAACCTTATCGCCCTCTACAAATCCCTGGGGGGCGGATGGGGAGAACAGGGCCTGGCGGATGCCGAGGCGGCCAAAACAGAGCCGACCCTGGGCGAGAAAGCCAAGACCTACTGGAACAAGGGACTGGATACGCTCAAAGTGGAGTAG
- a CDS encoding DUF3313 domain-containing protein, whose protein sequence is MKSKTSIICTLSVCMTLMLMTGCASSPPPMKKSGFLGDYSKLQQGPDGGADYRYIRPNVDFSVYDKIMMDQVEFRFDEGAAYKGIQPDELKKLADAFHKAMVEALQDSYPFVKESGPGVMRVRTAITDVVPSKPTLNTITTIVPVGLAISSIRKATTGVHANVGQAAMEVEILDAQTGEPLATAVDREVGGKFDLVDGMTKWGHAEHIFEFWAKRMREWLDSVH, encoded by the coding sequence ATGAAGTCAAAAACCAGTATCATTTGTACCCTGTCTGTCTGCATGACCCTGATGCTTATGACCGGTTGCGCGTCGTCTCCCCCGCCCATGAAGAAAAGCGGATTTCTCGGTGATTATTCCAAATTACAGCAGGGGCCGGATGGGGGTGCGGATTACCGCTACATCCGGCCAAATGTCGATTTCAGCGTGTATGACAAGATCATGATGGACCAGGTGGAGTTCCGGTTTGATGAGGGTGCGGCTTACAAAGGCATTCAGCCGGATGAATTAAAAAAACTGGCCGATGCGTTTCATAAGGCGATGGTGGAAGCCCTTCAGGACTCCTATCCCTTTGTAAAAGAGTCGGGACCGGGCGTTATGCGGGTACGGACCGCCATTACCGATGTGGTGCCGAGCAAGCCGACCCTCAACACCATCACCACCATTGTGCCGGTCGGGCTGGCCATCAGCTCCATCAGAAAGGCGACCACCGGCGTCCATGCCAATGTGGGGCAGGCCGCTATGGAAGTGGAGATTCTGGATGCCCAGACCGGCGAACCCCTCGCCACTGCCGTTGACAGGGAAGTCGGGGGCAAATTCGACCTTGTTGACGGCATGACGAAGTGGGGACATGCCGAGCATATTTTTGAATTCTGGGCCAAACGGATGCGCGAATGGCTGGACAGCGTCCACTGA
- a CDS encoding thiolase family protein: MKDVVIVSACRTAIGAFGGTLRDTNAAMLASITMREAIKRAGISPEIIDDVRYGCCIEPADALNVARVSALLAGIPENVPAVTINRVCISGMEATISGMAMIQAGMADVILCGGVEHMSGVPYTVPGARWGCRLQDQTFVDAMIHALHCGSHIMPLGDEGPLNTGEAPASFFVGKPYIMGHTAEFVAQHLGITREEMDEVALRSHNNAERATADGAFREEIVPVEVPRRKKDPLIFDKDEHFRPGMTLEKLQTLPSAFVPKTGKVTAGNSSGINDGSTGMIIMSAEKAEELGIAPIARIRAVGKGACHPSVMGLSPVPAVENLMERSGLKIADFELMEVNEAFASQYIGCERELGLNREITNVNGSGIGLGHPVGSTGARVMVTLIHAMRQQGKGLGMATLCGGGGVSMACAIEMM; encoded by the coding sequence ATGAAAGACGTTGTCATTGTTTCAGCCTGCCGGACGGCCATCGGTGCGTTCGGCGGCACCCTGCGGGACACCAATGCCGCCATGCTGGCGAGCATCACCATGAGGGAAGCCATAAAACGGGCCGGTATTTCGCCGGAGATTATCGACGATGTCCGGTACGGATGCTGCATCGAACCGGCGGACGCCCTCAATGTTGCCCGCGTCAGCGCGCTGCTGGCCGGTATTCCTGAAAATGTTCCGGCAGTCACCATCAACCGGGTCTGTATCTCCGGCATGGAGGCGACCATCTCCGGCATGGCCATGATCCAGGCCGGTATGGCGGATGTCATCCTCTGCGGCGGCGTGGAACACATGTCGGGCGTCCCCTACACGGTCCCCGGCGCCCGGTGGGGATGCCGTCTCCAGGACCAGACCTTTGTGGACGCCATGATTCACGCGCTTCACTGCGGATCACACATCATGCCCCTCGGAGATGAGGGACCGCTCAACACCGGCGAGGCCCCGGCCAGCTTTTTCGTGGGCAAACCCTATATCATGGGGCACACGGCGGAATTTGTGGCCCAGCATCTGGGCATCACCCGGGAGGAGATGGACGAGGTGGCGCTGAGGAGTCACAACAATGCGGAACGGGCCACGGCTGACGGAGCGTTCAGGGAAGAGATCGTGCCGGTGGAAGTGCCCCGGCGGAAGAAAGACCCGCTCATCTTTGATAAGGACGAGCATTTCCGGCCCGGCATGACCCTTGAAAAGCTTCAGACCCTGCCATCGGCATTTGTTCCCAAAACCGGCAAGGTGACAGCCGGAAATTCCAGCGGCATCAATGACGGTTCCACGGGCATGATCATCATGTCGGCGGAAAAGGCCGAAGAACTCGGCATCGCACCCATTGCCCGGATCAGAGCGGTGGGCAAAGGGGCGTGTCATCCCTCGGTTATGGGACTTTCACCGGTCCCGGCCGTTGAAAACCTTATGGAGAGAAGCGGGCTGAAGATCGCCGATTTCGAGCTGATGGAGGTGAACGAGGCGTTTGCATCCCAGTATATCGGGTGTGAGCGGGAGCTGGGGCTGAACCGTGAGATCACCAATGTGAACGGGTCGGGCATCGGTCTGGGCCACCCGGTCGGTTCCACGGGCGCACGGGTCATGGTGACGCTGATACATGCCATGAGACAGCAGGGCAAGGGGCTGGGCATGGCGACCCTCTGCGGCGGCGGCGGCGTCTCAATGGCCTGCGCCATAGAGATGATGTAA
- a CDS encoding sigma 54-interacting transcriptional regulator, producing the protein MKGTVMDEKNFFREVTLRICGSLEIEKALWECLLYIRQFIPASHMAFHVYHRDLGIIETVAHATTETGKALSIRTPISPKARRQIEEQRSVRVRLIDRLGDNAVTRPVARQLGALNLSAIVMDLVLERTFLGILSVLNDGENKFDDIHIRLMRCLNEPFAIALTNSLRFRELSHLRDLLADDNRYLQDELRKMAGEEIIGADFGLRGVMELVRQVAHLDSPVLLLGETGTGKEVVANAIHNLSLRKDGPFIKVNCGAIPENLMDSELFGHEKGAFTGAFSRKRGLFERAHGGTLFLDEIGELPPEAQVRLLRVLQEKEIDRVGGSNPIRVDIRVIAATHRDLEAMLTQRRFREDLYFRLRVFPISIPPLRERIADLPALVQHFIQKKSRDMKLDRLPMLAPAAIDRLMAYPWPGNVRELENAVERALILSRGKPLTFSDIRPRACEQAPAIQPELKQTESPALDIVMARHIRRVLDMCGGRVEGPRGAALILDINPSTLRKRMKKLGIPFGRKAR; encoded by the coding sequence ATGAAAGGAACCGTTATGGATGAAAAAAATTTTTTCCGCGAAGTCACCCTCCGAATCTGCGGGAGTCTGGAGATTGAAAAAGCGCTCTGGGAGTGCCTGCTCTATATCCGCCAGTTTATTCCGGCCAGCCATATGGCGTTTCATGTCTACCACCGCGACCTGGGCATCATCGAAACGGTGGCCCATGCCACGACGGAGACCGGAAAGGCCCTGTCCATCCGTACCCCGATTTCCCCGAAAGCCCGCCGGCAGATTGAAGAGCAGCGCTCGGTCCGCGTCCGGCTCATTGACCGGCTGGGAGACAATGCGGTGACCCGTCCCGTGGCCCGGCAGCTCGGGGCCCTGAACCTGTCGGCCATTGTCATGGACCTGGTGCTGGAGCGGACATTCCTGGGCATTTTATCGGTATTAAACGATGGGGAAAACAAGTTCGATGACATTCATATCCGTCTGATGCGGTGCCTCAACGAGCCGTTTGCCATCGCCCTCACCAACAGTCTGAGGTTCCGGGAACTGAGCCATCTCCGGGATCTGTTGGCCGATGACAACCGGTATTTACAGGACGAGCTGCGGAAGATGGCCGGGGAGGAGATCATCGGGGCCGACTTCGGGCTGCGGGGGGTGATGGAACTGGTGCGGCAGGTGGCCCATCTGGACAGTCCGGTGCTGCTCCTGGGGGAGACCGGCACGGGCAAGGAGGTGGTGGCCAACGCCATCCACAATCTCTCCCTGCGCAAAGACGGGCCCTTTATCAAGGTCAACTGCGGGGCCATCCCGGAGAACCTCATGGACAGTGAGCTGTTCGGTCATGAGAAGGGGGCGTTTACCGGGGCTTTTTCCCGCAAGCGCGGCCTGTTTGAACGCGCCCACGGCGGTACGCTCTTCCTGGACGAGATCGGGGAACTGCCCCCGGAGGCCCAGGTGCGGCTGCTCCGGGTGCTTCAGGAAAAAGAGATCGACCGGGTGGGGGGAAGCAATCCCATCCGGGTGGACATCCGGGTAATCGCTGCGACCCACCGCGACCTGGAGGCCATGCTTACGCAGCGACGGTTCCGGGAAGATCTCTATTTCCGGCTGCGGGTCTTTCCCATCTCCATTCCGCCTCTCCGGGAACGGATCGCCGACCTGCCTGCCCTGGTCCAGCACTTTATCCAGAAAAAATCCCGCGACATGAAGCTGGACCGACTGCCCATGCTGGCCCCGGCCGCCATTGACCGGCTCATGGCCTATCCGTGGCCGGGGAATGTGCGGGAACTTGAAAACGCGGTGGAACGGGCGCTGATTCTGAGCCGGGGCAAGCCTCTGACCTTCAGCGATATCCGACCCCGGGCCTGTGAACAGGCCCCGGCCATTCAGCCGGAGCTGAAGCAGACGGAATCCCCGGCGCTGGACATCGTCATGGCCCGCCACATCCGGCGGGTGCTGGATATGTGCGGCGGACGGGTGGAGGGGCCGCGCGGTGCGGCGCTTATTCTCGACATCAACCCCTCCACCCTGCGCAAGCGCATGAAAAAGCTGGGCATCCCCTTTGGCCGGAAGGCGCGCTGA
- a CDS encoding efflux RND transporter permease subunit → MNLPAFAIKNRAVTYFAAFLLVFAGIAAFFSLGQLEDPEFTIKTASITTLYPGASPEEVELEVTDRIEVAVQEMAEVDYIESISRAGVSIIKVNIKPSYWADRLPQVWDQLRRKIRDTEGSLPPGCQRPDIGDDFGDVFGFQLALTGDGFNYAEMEAYAKELRKELLLVDGVARIDFWGVQSKVIYLDVSQTQLTELGLTDQNIFATLEQQNVVVDAGSLDLQSRRFRIAPSGEFRSAEDIGNLTIRPTLIDTLQDEGSGKGLRASSELIRIRDIGTVRRAYREPPTALMRYDGQPAIGISITNASGVNIVDVGRAIDHCLEDLVANLPVGIEVRRIHWQSDVVAEAVNGFVINFAEAVAIVLIVLTLFMGWRMGLIIGMALVLTILGSFILMALFGIDLQRMSLGALVIALGMMVDNAIVVADGISVRIRRGMDRTEAAIEAASQPAMPLLGATVVAVMAFYPIFGSPEDVGEYCRSLFTVVGISLLFSWLISMTVTPLQCIDLLPEPEKDGAETDEFGGKFYQKFRNVLSQAIRMRVLTMGCMVGLLLIAMIGFGNVRQLFFPDSSMTKFMIDFWAPEGTRIQQVAADLRRAEKKLMADKRVESLATFIGMGPPRFYLPVEPEMPYSSYAQFIVNMHDYREINGLIAELEPWFAENYPQAQIPFRKYGVGPSNTYKFELRISGPAVADADVLRELAGKTGAILDASPLADAVSTDWRQRVQKVVPVYNQERARWASVTREDIANATKRAFDGRTVGLYREEDDLIPIVLRHVEEERLNVGNLDLLQVQPSLSTRALPLSQVTDKVRMTWEDPIIWRRDRRRTITVQSNPVAGVTFPSLRAGILDDISALELPPGYTTEWGGEFESSQDAQKSLIPGVIPAGVIMSFIIVALFNAFKPPLIIAFTIPFAAIGIVAGLLGTGTPFGFMALLGAMSLVGMMIKNAIVLLDEVNLNLAAGKSDYVAITDAAVSRLRPVALAAATTVLGVLPLLQDVFWVGMAVTIMAGLTFGTVLTMVVVPVLYCILFRVKSPEKG, encoded by the coding sequence ATGAATCTTCCGGCCTTTGCCATTAAAAACCGGGCGGTCACCTACTTTGCTGCCTTTTTGCTGGTATTTGCCGGTATCGCCGCTTTTTTTTCACTGGGACAGCTTGAAGACCCGGAGTTCACCATCAAAACCGCTTCCATCACCACTCTCTACCCCGGGGCAAGCCCGGAGGAGGTGGAACTGGAGGTGACGGACCGGATCGAGGTGGCTGTTCAGGAAATGGCGGAGGTGGATTACATCGAGTCCATCTCACGCGCCGGCGTTTCGATTATCAAAGTCAACATCAAACCCTCTTACTGGGCGGATCGGTTGCCCCAGGTCTGGGATCAGCTGCGCCGGAAAATCCGCGATACCGAAGGGTCACTGCCGCCCGGATGTCAGCGGCCTGATATCGGGGATGATTTCGGCGACGTGTTCGGCTTCCAGCTTGCCCTGACCGGTGACGGCTTCAATTACGCGGAGATGGAAGCCTACGCCAAGGAACTCCGAAAAGAGCTGCTACTGGTGGACGGCGTGGCCCGGATCGACTTCTGGGGGGTTCAGAGCAAGGTGATCTACCTGGATGTCTCCCAGACCCAGCTCACCGAACTGGGCCTGACGGATCAGAACATTTTTGCGACCCTTGAGCAGCAGAATGTGGTGGTGGACGCCGGAAGCCTCGACCTTCAGTCCCGGCGGTTCCGCATTGCGCCTTCGGGTGAGTTCAGATCGGCAGAGGATATCGGCAATCTGACGATCCGGCCCACCCTCATCGACACGCTTCAGGATGAGGGATCGGGCAAAGGCCTCAGGGCATCGTCCGAACTGATCCGTATCCGGGATATCGGCACGGTCCGCCGGGCCTACCGGGAGCCACCCACGGCCCTGATGCGCTATGACGGCCAGCCGGCCATCGGCATTTCCATCACCAACGCATCCGGTGTCAATATCGTGGACGTGGGCAGGGCCATCGACCACTGCCTTGAAGATCTGGTCGCCAACCTGCCGGTGGGGATTGAGGTCCGCCGGATTCACTGGCAGTCGGATGTGGTTGCCGAGGCCGTGAACGGGTTTGTGATCAATTTTGCGGAGGCTGTCGCCATCGTACTCATCGTGCTGACCCTCTTCATGGGGTGGCGGATGGGGCTGATCATCGGTATGGCCCTGGTGCTGACCATCCTGGGCAGCTTTATCCTCATGGCCCTGTTCGGCATTGACCTGCAGCGGATGTCCCTGGGCGCGCTGGTGATCGCCCTGGGCATGATGGTGGACAACGCCATTGTGGTGGCCGACGGGATTTCGGTCCGCATCCGGCGGGGGATGGACCGGACAGAGGCCGCCATCGAGGCGGCATCCCAGCCGGCCATGCCCCTGCTGGGCGCGACCGTTGTGGCGGTGATGGCCTTTTATCCCATCTTCGGCTCCCCCGAAGACGTGGGCGAGTACTGCCGGAGCCTCTTCACCGTGGTCGGCATCTCCCTGCTCTTCAGCTGGCTCATCTCCATGACCGTTACCCCGCTTCAGTGCATTGATCTGCTCCCGGAGCCGGAAAAAGACGGGGCCGAAACAGACGAATTCGGCGGAAAATTCTATCAGAAATTCAGAAATGTGCTGTCACAGGCCATTCGGATGCGCGTTCTGACCATGGGGTGCATGGTCGGCCTGCTGCTGATCGCCATGATCGGCTTCGGCAATGTCAGGCAGCTATTTTTTCCCGATTCCTCCATGACCAAGTTTATGATCGACTTCTGGGCACCGGAGGGCACCCGGATTCAACAGGTGGCAGCCGACCTGAGGCGGGCGGAGAAAAAACTGATGGCGGACAAACGGGTGGAGAGCCTGGCGACCTTTATCGGGATGGGGCCGCCCCGGTTTTACCTGCCGGTGGAGCCGGAGATGCCCTATTCCTCCTATGCCCAGTTTATCGTCAACATGCATGATTACAGGGAGATCAACGGCCTGATCGCGGAACTGGAACCCTGGTTTGCCGAAAATTACCCCCAGGCCCAGATTCCCTTCCGGAAATACGGGGTCGGCCCCAGCAACACGTACAAATTTGAACTTCGGATCAGCGGACCTGCCGTGGCCGATGCCGATGTGCTCCGTGAACTGGCCGGAAAAACGGGCGCGATTCTGGACGCCAGTCCACTGGCAGATGCCGTCAGCACCGACTGGCGTCAGCGGGTCCAGAAGGTGGTTCCGGTCTATAACCAGGAGCGGGCGCGGTGGGCCAGCGTCACGCGGGAGGATATCGCCAATGCCACCAAGCGGGCCTTTGACGGGCGGACCGTGGGCCTTTACCGGGAAGAGGATGATCTGATTCCCATTGTCCTGAGACATGTGGAGGAGGAACGCCTCAACGTGGGCAACCTGGATCTGCTTCAGGTGCAGCCATCACTCTCCACCCGCGCCCTGCCCCTCTCCCAGGTGACGGACAAGGTGAGGATGACCTGGGAGGATCCCATTATCTGGCGGCGGGACCGGCGGCGCACCATCACCGTCCAGTCAAACCCCGTGGCCGGTGTCACCTTTCCATCGCTCCGGGCCGGGATACTGGACGATATCAGCGCCCTGGAACTGCCCCCTGGCTACACAACGGAGTGGGGCGGTGAGTTTGAAAGCTCCCAGGATGCCCAGAAATCGCTGATTCCGGGGGTCATACCGGCGGGCGTGATCATGTCCTTTATCATCGTGGCCCTGTTCAACGCCTTTAAGCCGCCGCTGATCATCGCCTTCACTATTCCGTTTGCGGCCATCGGCATCGTGGCAGGCCTGCTGGGGACGGGGACGCCTTTCGGGTTTATGGCCCTGCTGGGAGCCATGAGTCTGGTGGGGATGATGATCAAAAACGCCATTGTGCTCCTGGATGAGGTGAACCTCAATCTGGCCGCCGGAAAATCAGACTATGTGGCCATCACGGACGCAGCAGTCTCCCGCCTCCGGCCCGTGGCCCTGGCCGCCGCCACAACGGTTCTCGGCGTGCTTCCCCTGTTGCAGGATGTCTTCTGGGTGGGCATGGCCGTGACCATCATGGCAGGGCTGACCTTCGGGACCGTCCTGACGATGGTGGTGGTTCCCGTACTCTACTGCATCCTGTTCAGGGTGAAATCCCCGGAGAAAGGGTGA
- a CDS encoding YybH family protein yields the protein MTVPRIMVCLILFWMAAAGPALAQETEKDAEKTVMQEIKAVMETYKKAFKARDIDGLMALWSSRPDILLMGTGPGERYMGTEEIKHAYLRFFDNFDSEEGNITWMKISDNGDTAWFSVMGHFTSYYKNVKNEFALNHTGVLEKHEGKWLFVMRHFSGLVSAE from the coding sequence ATGACTGTTCCTCGTATCATGGTATGCCTGATCCTTTTCTGGATGGCCGCCGCCGGACCCGCTCTGGCCCAGGAGACAGAAAAGGATGCGGAAAAAACGGTTATGCAGGAAATAAAGGCGGTGATGGAAACCTATAAAAAGGCCTTCAAAGCCCGGGACATTGACGGACTCATGGCATTGTGGTCTTCCCGGCCCGATATTCTGCTCATGGGAACCGGGCCGGGAGAGCGGTATATGGGGACGGAGGAGATTAAACACGCCTACCTGCGATTTTTCGATAATTTTGACTCGGAGGAGGGCAACATCACCTGGATGAAGATCAGTGACAATGGGGATACCGCATGGTTTTCGGTGATGGGCCATTTTACGTCATATTATAAAAATGTCAAAAATGAATTTGCGCTGAATCACACGGGGGTTCTGGAAAAGCATGAGGGCAAATGGCTTTTTGTCATGCGCCATTTTTCCGGGCTGGTCAGCGCGGAATAG